AGGCGATGGTGCGGCAGCGCCATAGGCAGGCCGTCATTAAGTCAAAGGAAGTACATGCCTCGCGCTGAGCGGGTGGGACGAGGTTTCTAAGTGCGGCCGACTCTGTTTTCCCGAAAAAGAAAGAACGGTGAACCATTTCGTCGAGCGGAGGAATCACGATGGCTCCGACATCTTCCTCGTCGTATTCACGATGAGTGCACGTCACCCTCAGGGGAGACCTGGCGTTCAGCACATGTCTTTCCCATACAGGGTCTATAGAAGGGGCTTGATTTCCTCTTGCGAATTCCCCGACCGCAGTTAGGAACTGAACGAGCCCCGGTGCGTCGCACATGGTGTGGTTCAACCGGACCGCCATTACGAAACCTCCGCACGTTAGGCGGGTGACCTGAATTAACAGCAATGGGCATCCTAACACGCCGGAGGAGCCTGGAACGTCGTAAAGAAGGTCTTCCAAACCAGGGAAGGGCGGTTGAAGGGCGTCACCGAACTGCTTGAGGGCGACGTCGGCGTCGGCTTCTATGAACAAGACTCCTAGTTCGCCGGTGCAATCGACGAAGAGTTTTCGTTCGGGGAATTCTTTTAAGCGACCGGCTAATGGATAGTAAGAGACGAGAGCTTGGGAGAGGGCTTTACGGATGACGCTTACTGGATCTCTGCGGTTATCTCCGGCTCCGTAGAAATGGATGGTGGGTATCTGAAAACGCAGGCTTTCTTGATCATCGATGTCTGAGAGTGGTAAGTGAACGCGAGGGGTGGGTTTAGCCGGACGCACAAGCTCTGCTTCTTGCCTTCTCACCGTGAACTTCAACGGTGGTTCGCTCGCGGATGCTGTTGTTGGTTGCGCCATTAATTTGGGAAGGACTATGATTGAAGAGTAGAGGAGTGATAAGGAGATTGGTTTATGGTCTTGACTCTTGAGAATAAAACTGGATATCTGAGTTAAGATAATAcgtttatatagaaaataaatattatataaaataaaattacattatggCTGCATAGTTACAAACTCACACCTTATAAGATTGTCAATATATTATCTCAATGATGTTCTCGAAACTAGATCTGGATCTCAGAGTTTGTGTCAGAATCAAGACATTAATATTAGGGTCAAATCTAATTTTCAGATTATGTGATGAAGACATAAtgaaaagttaatatatttggagaaaaaaaataatctttaatattaacattttttagccacaaattcaaatttgacctatgtaattttttttttcaaccaataatTATTAGTGTATTGAAGTTAGTTTATTCGCAGTTATGTTTCATATTATCCTATAATGGTTAAAATTGAGTAGGTTTATTAGGGAAATTTGATCGATCATGGGTATCTTCAAAAATAACCTTaataatttcagtttttatttttaaccattttttaaaaatttggacACTTTTACCCTTACTAaacttttttttccttttttttcttcctcttccttttccttttcccccCATTTCCCTTTTTACCCGTTTTTTCTTTCCCCTCTTCCCTTCCCCGTGACGGTTGCTATCCCCGGTTGCTCTCCCCCTCCGACTCCCACGCCCCAAGCCTACTCCCCCACGACGGTTTCAGCCCCAGTCGACTCTCCCATGATCGTCGGACGCCTACCCCTCGAGCCCGACTAGCCATTGATCGCCAAACGCTTCCAGGCCGACTCCCGACAATCGCCAAGCCCTAGAGACGCTGGCCCGACGTTCGCCCAGCATTACTGAGGTTAGTAATGCTTAGATAGTTCTACTCCCCGatgattttactatttttgCATGTTGAGTATGAAGTTTTAGGGTTTAGGCTTTAGTTATGATTTAGGGTTGAAATGCTTAGTTAGTTCTTTTGTTTTAGTTTGAAATGTTTTATCCGAGAAATGTAGTTTAATCTGAATGGGGCGTGGGGTTGGCGTGGATCATGGGGGTGGGACGTGGGGGTTGTGTGTGGGGTgtgggggttgtgcgtggggcgtggggtagtgcgtggagcgtgggcttgggcgtggggtagtgcgtggagcgtgggcttgggcgtggatGGGGCGTGGGGTTGTGCGTGGGGCGTGAATGGGGCGTGGGGTTGGCGTGGATCGTGAGGTGGGGCGTGGGGTAGTGTGTGGCGTGTGGGCTTGGGCATGGGGgtgggggttgtgcgtggggCATGGGGCATGGGGTAGTGCGTAGAgtgtgggcttgggcgtggatGAAGCGTGGGGTTGGCGTAGATCGTGGGGTTGGGCATGGGGCGTGGGGAtgggggttgtgcgtggggcgtggggtagtgcgtggagcgtgggcttgggcgtggatGGGGCGTGGGGTGGTGCGTGgcttcaattattaatatgattttactgtttttgATCCACCAAACATTGtgtatatgattttattgtttttgcagatggcaccaaGCGAAaccattattaataattttaatgatcgtgtttcatggaaatccacCGGCCTCAGCTTGACAAAGATAAAGGAGAGGTTTACTCACCATGATCTTTTGGATAGAGCTTTGCAGACTCAATTCCAGTATCTATTCAAAGCCCCGACATTATATTTTTCAGGAACCATACTCCATCAGATTCTTA
This is a stretch of genomic DNA from Impatiens glandulifera chromosome 4, dImpGla2.1, whole genome shotgun sequence. It encodes these proteins:
- the LOC124936372 gene encoding benzyl alcohol O-benzoyltransferase-like, which produces MAQPTTASASEPPLKFTVRRQEAELVRPAKPTPRVHLPLSDIDDQESLRFQIPTIHFYGAGDNRRDPVSVIRKALSQALVSYYPLAGRLKEFPERKLFVDCTGELGVLFIEADADVALKQFGDALQPPFPGLEDLLYDVPGSSGVLGCPLLLIQVTRLTCGGFVMAVRLNHTMCDAPGLVQFLTAVGEFARGNQAPSIDPVWERHVLNARSPLRVTCTHREYDEEDVGAIVIPPLDEMVHRSFFFGKTESAALRNLVPPAQREACTSFDLMTACLWRCRTIALNFEPNEEVRVLCIVNARSKFEPPLPSGYYGNAFAGPVALSTAGNLCKNPFGYALQLVVKAKADVTAEYMRSMADLMVLRKRPRFAVGGTYFVSDLRWSGFGDIDFGWGKARYGGAAKGGLGAIPGVASFYIPCKNAKGEHGTVVPLCLPADAMKVFEEEFQRMLNHGHQSTPRILSSL